TACCAAGAATTGGTAACATAAATACTATCGGTATAATCAAAATTAATATAAGTCCGAAAAATATCCATTGGTACCAAACATATGCTTTTTTACAAGAATTTGAATAATCATAAGCATATTTAGAGTAATCTTTGATAGACTTGTATAAATTTTTAAATGATTTAACTTTCATTCCAAATATTTTAATAACTTGCATACCTCTAACATATTCCACAGATTCAGCACTTAATTTTTCTAATGATTTTTGATATATTTCCATAAATTTTGACTCACCCATCATAGCTGCTAATATTCCACCACAAATTATTGTTAATAAAACTAAAATAATACCTACTCTAATATTTACAACAAAACTTAAAACCATAGTCAATATTGGTATAATAAATGCTTGTGAACTGTCTGGTATCATATGTGCTACAGCTTGATGTGTCTGTGCTGCATTATCGTCTAATATTTTTCTAACCTTTCCAGAAGGATTTAAATCAAAAAATCTAAAACTAGACTTACTAAGCCCTTCTATTCCCTTTTTTCTTAAATTAGTTTCTAATCTAAATCCGACTAAATGTGAAAAAACTCCCGATATACTATATGCTATTGCCCCAAGTATTAAAAAAACGACCGTTCTTATGGCTAAATATTTTGAATTTTCTAACTTATTTTGCATTATTAAATCACATAGAAATTTATAGATATAATAATAGGCAAAAACTGTTAAAAAAGCAGACACTACAGAAAAAAATATTGCAAGAAGTATAAAATGCTTCTTTTCTTTAACATATGCAAAAAGCTTTCTATAAATAAACATATGTCCCTCCTTCTCTATTCTAAATAGACTAAATTTGTTTCTCTTGCTCTTTTATTATATATCTTATATAATAATAAATGCAATAATTTTACTTAGATATGTCTAAAAGGATTAATGTCTAATCAGGATATTTTGGAGGTTACATATGAATTACTATGATTTTGTAAAAAAATATATGGATACTGATGAAAATTTAGATAATACAAAATATTCAAGAGTTGGTCACTCTTTTAATTTGGACACACAAGAAATCAAAGGGGTTTATTGGTTTTATCAAACCGATGAATTCATTATCGATATACATGACTTTTTTATAAAAAAACAAATAATTTCAAATAAAATATATAATATTTCTAACTACATTTCTATATACACTTGCTATTTAATTAATGCAAAAGGCGAGAAATTTAGCCCCTACCAAACTCTAAGTTCTAATTCTTTATACTCTCTTGATTTTGATAATATGACTAAAGATTTTCGCTTTATACTACACGAAAATTCATACTATTTATCTGTTTCTATTGGTTTTAAAAGAGAAGTATTAGAAAGAAAACTTAAAGCCTTAAATATTGATTCCAAGACTTTTTATTCAGAAATATTTTTATCTAATCAAACTATACTAACAAAAGTATTAGAACCTATTGCTTTTGATATTTTAAATTGCAAAAAGGAATCTCTTGCTGCTAAATTTTTCTTCAATGCAAAAGTTAATGAATGGTTAAGTGTAATTATCGACACATATCTAAATAGAAAAAATTTTAAGTTATTTCCTGATGATGAAGAATGCCTTGAAAATGTCTCAAAATATTTAGATGATAATTTTTCAAAAGATATTTCTCAAAATATTTTAGAAAAAATTTCAATGATGAGTGGAACTAAGCTAAAAAAGCTCTTTAAAGAAAAATATGGGCAAACAATAACAGAATACACGCAAAGAAAGAGAATGAAGATGGCAGAAATGCTACTAATTAACACAGACATAAAAATACGAGAAATAGCAAAATCTGTAGGTTATCTTTCTCCTAGCAAATTCAGCACTTACTATAAAAGATATATGGGTATATTTCCTCGAGAAGTAAGAAAAATGAAGAAGTGAAATTATATAGACTTTTAGGCTATATTGCATTATACTAATAAAGGTGGTGATTTTATGAATAATTTATATAATGCACAATTAATTAATGATAAAAATACATTAGATACATTATGTTTTCTATTAAAAATAGATAAAAAGCTTTTTCTTGTAATGCCTAACAATAATGCAAATTTTAAAAAAATATTAATATCTAAATTTAGTGTTAATTTTTTATTTGATATAAAAGAAGAAAATATATCACGAACAAAGGATTTGGTATATGTTTATATTGATTGTGTTTATTTTGATAAAAATGATATTTTAAAAGATAATAGACCTCAATTTTTAATTTCTGATATGCACAAGTTAGTTTATACTACAAAAGAAAATTTTGAATACACCCCAAAAAAAGAAAATTGCTTTGTCAACATTTTAGAAAATGGAATAGATAAAACAATACCTTTTAAAAATGTTCCCTTTTCTCTACTTACAAAAGAAAATAAAGTGTATGGTATAGTTATTGGGGATAGGGTTGTTGAATTGTAAAAAAACAACAACTTATACATCCCCTCGTATTAATAATGCCCAATTTTTTATAAATATTATTCCTGCTATTAGAAGAGCACAACCTAAGCCTGAATAAAAGAATGCAACGAAATATTCCGGTAAAATTTTTAGTACCCTTAAGCCTATTCCTCCACCCATCATAATTATCATTATAATATATGACTTAACATCAAAAAAATTCCAAAATGCTACATAGTCATCATAGCTCAATATTCTTTCAGTATGCTTTTGGCTCATTTTATAAAACATTGACCCAAATATTATAAAAATTATAAAAGATAAAAGATAAAGATACCACTTACTCTCAATACCCATATATGAAATTACACCCAATCTTGCAACATTAAAACCTGCTACACACCAAATAAGTCCTGCTATTATTAAAAGATTTATTTTCTTCACTTTAAACATACATACCTCCTCGATTTATGTCATTTATAGGAATAATTATATCATTTTTTTAATTTAAACCCAACAAAATTTTAGATTAAATAGTTTAATATATACTTAACTAAAGAAATCCTATTGTTTGGGATACCGATTGATAATGGTCTCCAAATCCTGCTGACTGTTTCGCCATCCACATTGGTATCCCAAATTTTCAAAGACCCCATATTCTCTTTTCTCTTGTTTTCCACTGTTTCCATATAATTATTCTCATCCTTCTCCTAAGGTGCCCATCTATCCTTTTCAATGCATACTTCATATTCCCTCTTCTAAAATAGTTTATCCACCCTCTAATTACTTGATCCTCTGGAATCTTTTAACTGAATCTTAGTGTGGTCTTGCTTTCCATTCTGTTTTGTCTTTCCAAAAGCCATATCCTAAATATTTTAATTTCCTTGGATTTGTGACTTTAGATTT
The window above is part of the Sneathia sanguinegens genome. Proteins encoded here:
- a CDS encoding helix-turn-helix domain-containing protein; amino-acid sequence: MNYYDFVKKYMDTDENLDNTKYSRVGHSFNLDTQEIKGVYWFYQTDEFIIDIHDFFIKKQIISNKIYNISNYISIYTCYLINAKGEKFSPYQTLSSNSLYSLDFDNMTKDFRFILHENSYYLSVSIGFKREVLERKLKALNIDSKTFYSEIFLSNQTILTKVLEPIAFDILNCKKESLAAKFFFNAKVNEWLSVIIDTYLNRKNFKLFPDDEECLENVSKYLDDNFSKDISQNILEKISMMSGTKLKKLFKEKYGQTITEYTQRKRMKMAEMLLINTDIKIREIAKSVGYLSPSKFSTYYKRYMGIFPREVRKMKK
- a CDS encoding group II intron maturase-specific domain-containing protein, producing the protein MPEDQVIRGWINYFRRGNMKYALKRIDGHLRRRMRIIIWKQWKTREKRIWGL